Proteins co-encoded in one Lysobacter solisilvae genomic window:
- a CDS encoding M12 family metallo-peptidase has protein sequence MKKQAIRFAVGIAALAMSGSVLAGRPLFVATPAQPQAAANRAARMIADRPETATMRVARADVSAVNAATRELDLDLGRVNVTAVLDKAQVNASGSQVWTGHLKDAKPRPAINKEVRRDELNSVILVRRGNGITGSVRVKGTLYRIQPLPGGEHAVIEVDESAMPADHPDSYRAMFDQAMRQHKLRRPAVVADTAPGATQTLRVMVVASQQAVAAYTGDMRALMELAVAETNAGYANSNIGITMELAGYYASSYSESGSFDTDLSRFSGTNDGYLDSYHATRDSIGADVNALIINNTQYCGLGYLNSGASSAFVAVAWNCATGYYSFAHEIGHNMGAHHDPVNGSNSIYTYGHGYQYGNSWRTIMAYACTGGCPRLNYWSSPEITYNGVAMGNANQSDNRRVLIERKATVAAFRATPAVNAAPVANFSSTASNLAVTFTDSSTDSDGTIVSRSWNFGDSTTSTATSPLKTFAAAGTYSVTLTVTDDDGATHSVTKSVVVSQVKTTYTNPADFTINDNATVDSPIVVAGRAGNAPSNTAVAVNILHTYKGDLKVQLIAPDGTAYLLHNRSGGSADNIIQTYTVNLSSEALNGTWKLRANDNATGDTGKIDSWSISF, from the coding sequence GTGAAAAAGCAGGCCATTCGTTTTGCCGTCGGTATCGCGGCGCTGGCAATGTCCGGCAGCGTCCTCGCCGGCCGACCGCTGTTCGTGGCGACGCCGGCCCAGCCGCAGGCCGCGGCCAACCGCGCCGCGCGGATGATCGCCGACCGCCCGGAGACCGCAACGATGCGCGTCGCGCGCGCCGACGTCTCGGCCGTCAACGCTGCCACGCGCGAACTCGACCTCGACCTGGGGCGGGTCAACGTCACGGCCGTGCTCGACAAGGCCCAGGTCAACGCCAGCGGCAGCCAGGTCTGGACCGGCCATCTCAAGGATGCCAAGCCGCGTCCGGCGATCAACAAGGAAGTGCGCCGCGATGAGCTGAACTCGGTGATCCTGGTGCGCCGTGGCAACGGCATCACCGGAAGTGTCCGCGTCAAGGGCACGCTCTACCGCATCCAGCCGCTGCCCGGCGGCGAGCACGCGGTGATCGAGGTCGACGAATCGGCCATGCCTGCCGACCACCCCGACAGCTACCGCGCGATGTTCGACCAGGCCATGCGGCAGCACAAGCTGCGCAGGCCGGCGGTCGTCGCCGACACCGCGCCAGGTGCGACGCAGACCCTCCGCGTGATGGTGGTGGCCAGCCAGCAGGCCGTGGCCGCTTATACCGGCGACATGCGGGCGCTGATGGAGCTTGCGGTGGCTGAAACCAATGCCGGTTACGCGAACTCCAACATCGGCATCACCATGGAACTGGCGGGGTACTACGCCTCCAGCTACTCCGAATCCGGCAGCTTCGATACGGACCTGTCGCGTTTCAGCGGCACCAACGACGGATACCTGGACAGCTACCACGCCACCCGTGATTCGATCGGCGCCGACGTCAACGCGCTGATCATCAACAACACCCAGTACTGCGGCCTGGGTTACCTCAATTCCGGCGCCAGCAGCGCCTTCGTGGCGGTGGCCTGGAACTGCGCCACCGGCTACTACAGCTTCGCGCACGAGATCGGCCACAACATGGGCGCGCACCACGACCCGGTCAACGGCAGCAACAGCATCTACACCTATGGCCACGGCTACCAGTACGGCAACAGCTGGCGCACGATCATGGCCTACGCCTGCACCGGCGGGTGCCCGCGCCTGAACTACTGGTCCAGCCCCGAAATCACCTACAACGGCGTGGCCATGGGCAACGCCAACCAGAGCGACAACCGCCGCGTGCTGATCGAGCGCAAGGCCACGGTCGCCGCGTTCCGCGCCACGCCGGCAGTCAACGCCGCGCCGGTGGCGAACTTCAGCTCCACTGCCAGCAACCTGGCGGTGACCTTCACCGACAGCTCCACCGACAGCGACGGCACGATCGTGTCGCGCAGCTGGAACTTCGGCGACAGCACCACGTCGACCGCGACCAGCCCGCTCAAGACCTTCGCTGCGGCGGGCACCTACAGCGTGACGCTGACCGTGACCGATGACGACGGCGCCACCCACAGCGTGACCAAGTCGGTGGTCGTCTCGCAGGTGAAGACGACCTATACCAACCCCGCCGATTTCACCATCAATGACAACGCGACGGTCGACAGTCCGATCGTGGTCGCGGGCCGTGCGGGCAACGCCCCGAGCAACACGGCGGTGGCGGTGAACATCCTGCACACCTACAAGGGCGACCTGAAGGTCCAGCTCATCGCCCCGGATGGCACCGCCTACCTGCTGCACAACCGTTCGGGCGGCAGTGCGGACAACATCATCCAGACCTATACGGTGAACCTGTCGTCGGAAGCCCTCAACGGCACGTGGAAGCTGCGCGCCAACGACAATGCCACGGGTGATACGGGCAAGATCGACAGCTGGAGCATCAGCTTCTGA